The proteins below come from a single Synechococcus sp. WH 8101 genomic window:
- a CDS encoding PCC domain-containing protein: protein MRALPLTLAPGQDLKVFLDTLAREQQCSGFVLGVVGNLSRAAFQCPGRPEPTVLEGDLEIITLNGTVSPQGAHLHLSLSDGACQVWGGHLEPGTLVLKGVELLLGVLDQPKVAVAVGSHPVTAPMPAPSTQVSPWQALPSRVEIAVLPGCPWCARALRLLSSAEVPHQVFRVDHDDAFHHWHGRSGMSTFPQVFVDGTLLGGYDALSALHERGDLMQLR from the coding sequence ATGCGAGCGCTGCCGCTGACATTGGCACCCGGTCAGGATCTCAAGGTGTTTCTGGACACCCTGGCAAGGGAGCAGCAGTGTTCCGGTTTCGTGCTCGGCGTGGTGGGGAATCTCAGCCGCGCAGCCTTTCAGTGCCCCGGTCGCCCTGAGCCCACTGTGCTGGAGGGAGATCTTGAGATCATCACCCTCAATGGAACCGTCTCGCCCCAAGGCGCTCACCTGCATCTGAGTCTTTCCGATGGTGCCTGTCAGGTGTGGGGTGGCCATCTCGAACCGGGCACCCTGGTGCTCAAAGGGGTGGAGTTGCTGCTCGGCGTGCTCGACCAGCCCAAGGTGGCTGTGGCGGTCGGCTCCCATCCGGTTACAGCTCCGATGCCGGCGCCATCAACCCAGGTTTCGCCCTGGCAAGCGTTGCCCTCCCGGGTGGAGATCGCCGTTCTTCCCGGTTGCCCTTGGTGCGCCCGCGCCCTTCGTCTGCTCAGCAGTGCCGAGGTGCCCCATCAGGTGTTCCGCGTTGATCACGACGATGCCTTCCATCATTGGCACGGCCGCAGCGGCATGTCCACGTTCCCCCAGGTGTTTGTGGATGGCACCCTTCTTGGCGGATACGACGCCCTCTCGGCCCTGCATGAACGCGGTGACCTGATGCAGCTGCGATGA
- a CDS encoding DUF6737 family protein has translation MSHTEPESVPSFWSLKPWWCQPWSILLTGVGAIVGSWVLLHWIWLTALVTVAVSAWWLLFLVLVPRAASS, from the coding sequence ATGAGCCACACCGAGCCGGAGTCGGTTCCGTCGTTCTGGAGCCTGAAGCCTTGGTGGTGTCAGCCCTGGTCGATTCTCCTGACCGGTGTGGGAGCGATTGTTGGCAGCTGGGTTTTGCTGCATTGGATTTGGCTCACCGCCTTGGTCACCGTGGCCGTGAGCGCCTGGTGGCTGCTGTTTCTGGTGCTGGTGCCAAGGGCTGCCAGCTCCTAA
- a CDS encoding iron uptake porin translates to MGWERCNRLKPLPALLGGLLLGLPGADAANANDCRSLLQLGEREAPLNRMAMATWLLRCLNAAALPMAEAERLRREYAAELAALQFRIDALESRSTELEAQRFSTTTSLRGTTTVVVGGNAFFGTQDSTLTDTRATYGAGVVNYDQKLILKTSFTGRDLLNIRLRAGDFDSDRNSFGGGGPSRLSELEVAFQEGPTPNLLGINRAYYQFPLGSNLRATVGGRVNQSVMLGLRPTVYPDDTVLDLFTQGGASGAYSSNLGVGAGLIWSQDGLRLSGQYIAGNGQNGSNSGGVFGANAGSSTTVQIGYQGTNWRLAAAAAWIENGFGIIDYGSPFVLSSYENPGLTSSYALSGTWQPQRTGWRPSISAGWGLNQTRYDPQVRSTGLVSTSQSWTLALQWEDVLLQGNAMGGAIGQPIVATALVGGTTPNDSSFVAEWWYQARITDAITMTPALFWLSRPLGADTPAGTALAQLGLLLKTTLHF, encoded by the coding sequence ATGGGGTGGGAGCGATGCAACCGACTCAAACCGCTGCCGGCCCTGCTCGGCGGCCTGCTGCTGGGGCTCCCTGGCGCCGACGCGGCGAACGCCAACGACTGCCGCAGCCTGCTGCAACTTGGCGAGCGGGAGGCGCCGCTCAACCGGATGGCGATGGCGACCTGGCTGCTTCGCTGCCTCAACGCAGCCGCTCTCCCCATGGCAGAAGCGGAACGCCTGCGGCGGGAGTATGCGGCAGAGCTCGCTGCCTTGCAGTTTCGGATCGATGCCCTCGAGAGCCGTAGCACCGAGCTGGAAGCTCAGCGATTCAGCACGACCACCAGCCTGCGGGGCACCACCACGGTGGTGGTGGGGGGCAACGCCTTTTTCGGCACCCAGGATTCCACCCTCACAGACACGAGAGCGACCTATGGCGCTGGGGTGGTCAATTACGACCAGAAACTGATTCTCAAAACCAGCTTCACGGGCCGAGATCTGCTCAACATTCGCCTGCGGGCGGGTGACTTTGACAGTGACCGCAATAGCTTCGGCGGCGGCGGCCCCAGTCGTCTATCGGAACTGGAGGTGGCGTTTCAGGAAGGGCCCACCCCAAACCTGCTGGGAATCAATCGCGCCTACTACCAATTCCCGCTTGGATCCAACCTGCGCGCCACCGTGGGCGGCCGGGTGAACCAGTCGGTGATGCTCGGGCTTCGACCCACCGTCTATCCCGACGACACGGTGCTCGATCTGTTCACCCAGGGGGGAGCCTCAGGTGCTTACAGCAGCAATCTCGGGGTCGGTGCTGGCCTGATCTGGTCGCAGGACGGTCTTCGTCTCAGCGGTCAGTACATCGCCGGCAATGGCCAGAACGGCAGCAACAGCGGCGGTGTCTTCGGCGCGAATGCCGGCAGCAGCACCACCGTGCAGATCGGCTATCAGGGCACCAACTGGCGACTGGCGGCCGCAGCGGCCTGGATCGAAAACGGATTCGGGATCATCGATTACGGCAGTCCGTTTGTGCTCTCGAGCTACGAGAATCCCGGCCTCACCAGCAGCTACGCCCTCAGCGGCACCTGGCAACCGCAACGGACTGGCTGGCGGCCCTCGATCAGTGCCGGTTGGGGCCTGAACCAAACCCGCTACGACCCGCAGGTGCGATCCACTGGGCTGGTGTCCACCAGTCAGTCATGGACGCTGGCCCTGCAGTGGGAGGACGTGCTGCTTCAGGGCAATGCCATGGGGGGAGCCATCGGCCAGCCGATCGTCGCCACCGCCCTGGTGGGGGGAACCACGCCGAATGACAGCAGTTTCGTCGCGGAATGGTGGTATCAGGCCCGGATCACAGATGCGATCACGATGACGCCGGCCCTGTTCTGGCTCAGCCGCCCTTTGGGGGCCGACACCCCTGCGGGCACGGCACTGGCCCAACTGGGGCTCTTGCTGAAAACGACCCTGCACTTCTGA
- a CDS encoding transcriptional regulator yields the protein MVNSRRCARCGASSFRADRSLAGRLVCSRCGAPASARAMGRNTASAGRSRGRWLWWLLLLTAVVLLVLWLQAS from the coding sequence ATGGTGAACAGCCGCCGCTGCGCACGCTGCGGAGCCAGCAGTTTTCGCGCCGACCGCTCCTTGGCGGGACGCCTGGTCTGCAGCCGCTGTGGTGCTCCGGCCTCGGCGAGGGCAATGGGACGGAACACTGCTTCTGCGGGGCGATCCAGAGGTCGCTGGCTCTGGTGGCTGTTGCTCTTGACCGCCGTGGTGTTGTTGGTGCTGTGGCTTCAGGCGTCTTGA
- a CDS encoding triacylglycerol lipase codes for MPAVDPKQPVVILGGFLITDEAYAPMADWLRQEHQLDVAITPAGRLDWLSTTWAFGWRRLLDRVDALVQEQQSRSPSGQVTLIGHSSGGVMLRLYLSREPFAGRVYAGAERCNRLITLGSPHQAVRATPLRAMVERRFPGCHEAGVDYLAVAGELDLQGPMASAFSRRSARGSYRSIVGEAEVLGDGLVPLSSALLTGARQLVLPATAHGGLFGTTWYGSPERLALWWDAATAVTA; via the coding sequence ATGCCTGCGGTAGACCCCAAGCAGCCAGTGGTGATCCTCGGCGGCTTTCTGATCACCGATGAGGCCTATGCGCCGATGGCGGATTGGCTGCGGCAGGAGCACCAACTCGATGTGGCGATCACGCCGGCGGGCCGGCTTGATTGGCTGAGCACCACCTGGGCATTCGGATGGCGGCGGTTGCTCGATCGGGTCGATGCTCTAGTCCAGGAGCAGCAGTCCCGTTCTCCATCCGGTCAGGTCACCCTGATCGGTCATAGTTCCGGTGGGGTGATGCTGAGGCTTTATCTGAGCCGGGAGCCTTTTGCCGGACGGGTTTATGCAGGCGCGGAACGTTGCAACCGGCTGATCACACTCGGCAGTCCGCATCAGGCGGTGCGGGCCACGCCCCTGCGGGCGATGGTGGAACGGCGCTTTCCCGGCTGCCATGAAGCCGGCGTCGATTATCTGGCCGTGGCCGGGGAGCTCGACCTCCAGGGGCCGATGGCCTCGGCCTTCAGTCGCCGCAGCGCCCGCGGCAGCTATCGCAGCATCGTGGGGGAAGCGGAAGTGCTCGGCGATGGCTTGGTGCCACTGAGCTCGGCCCTGCTCACGGGAGCGCGCCAGCTGGTGTTGCCGGCCACGGCCCACGGCGGCCTGTTTGGAACGACCTGGTATGGCTCGCCGGAACGGCTGGCGCTCTGGTGGGATGCCGCCACAGCGGTCACAGCCTGA
- a CDS encoding ABC transporter ATP-binding protein: MPSRSTSARGAIWLDLQAVEAWIDGYRVFDDLSLHLRCGEHTALLGPNGSGKSSLVKLISRSLYPVVRAGSHLKLFGSDTVNLWQLRQRLGLVASDLEARIPAGLIGRELLLAAFYGAISLGRDRHPSAEQIERCERLLQELELEDQADQPFGRLSDGQKRRFLLARALVHQPEVVVLDEPTNALDLKAKHHLLNQLRRLMATGTTLVIVTHQLDAIPPEMERVIGLRQGRVILDGHPDQVLADRPLSDLFDTPLRIVTASGYRQVLPG; the protein is encoded by the coding sequence ATGCCGAGTCGTTCGACAAGCGCCAGAGGGGCGATCTGGCTCGATCTGCAGGCGGTGGAGGCCTGGATCGACGGGTACCGGGTGTTCGACGACCTGAGCCTGCACCTGCGCTGCGGGGAGCACACGGCACTCCTGGGGCCAAATGGCTCAGGCAAGAGTTCGCTAGTGAAACTGATCAGCCGCAGCCTGTATCCGGTGGTGCGTGCGGGCTCCCATCTCAAGCTCTTCGGGTCGGACACGGTGAACCTCTGGCAGCTGCGCCAGCGCCTGGGGCTCGTCGCCAGCGATCTTGAAGCCCGCATCCCCGCTGGGCTGATCGGCAGAGAACTGCTGCTGGCCGCCTTCTACGGGGCGATCAGTCTCGGGCGGGATCGCCATCCCAGTGCTGAACAGATCGAGCGCTGCGAGCGCTTACTGCAGGAGCTCGAGCTGGAGGACCAGGCCGATCAGCCCTTCGGCCGTCTCTCCGACGGCCAGAAACGCCGCTTCCTGCTCGCTCGGGCCCTCGTGCATCAACCCGAAGTGGTCGTTCTGGATGAACCCACCAATGCCCTCGATCTCAAGGCCAAGCACCACCTTCTCAACCAGTTGCGCCGTCTGATGGCCACAGGCACCACCCTGGTGATAGTGACGCACCAGCTCGACGCGATCCCACCGGAGATGGAGCGGGTCATCGGCCTGCGCCAAGGCCGGGTCATCCTCGATGGCCATCCGGACCAGGTGCTGGCGGATCGCCCCCTCTCCGACCTGTTCGACACCCCCCTACGCATTGTGACCGCTTCCGGCTACCGACAGGTGCTGCCCGGATGA
- the chrA gene encoding chromate efflux transporter produces the protein MPRSWDVFRQFLLLGCTSFGGPVAHLGYFRERFVTRQGWLTDAAYADLVALCQLLPGPASSQVGIGLGLMRAGWLGGLAAWIGFTLPSALLLIISAALLAAHPDWLSGGWLQGLKVAAVAVVSQAVLGMQRKLAPDRARASLMVAAAALVLLLPVPWVQVLALLLGAGLGLTVLDPPDDQPLDLDQAHHTQLRVPIGRGAALLMLVGLGCLLLTLPWLTASARPMLVQQLASFLQAGALVFGGGHVVLPLLEQSLVPPGWISLDQFLAGYGAAQAVPGPMFSLAAFLGFDLQGGLHGVGGALLALLALFLPAFLLIGGVLPFWSDLGRLATMRRALRGINAAVVGILLAALFQPVWQVGIRSSADFSLGIAAFLLLVAWRQPAWRVVLLCGLIGFRL, from the coding sequence ATGCCGAGGTCCTGGGATGTCTTTCGCCAGTTCCTGCTGCTGGGTTGCACCTCGTTCGGCGGGCCGGTGGCCCACCTGGGTTATTTCCGTGAACGCTTCGTGACCCGCCAGGGCTGGCTCACGGATGCGGCTTACGCCGACCTCGTGGCCCTCTGCCAGCTGTTACCTGGCCCGGCCAGCTCCCAGGTGGGCATCGGTCTCGGCTTGATGCGAGCGGGTTGGCTCGGTGGGCTCGCCGCCTGGATCGGCTTCACCCTTCCCTCGGCGCTGCTGCTGATCATCAGCGCAGCCCTGCTGGCCGCGCACCCCGACTGGCTGAGCGGTGGCTGGCTGCAGGGGTTGAAGGTGGCGGCCGTGGCCGTGGTGAGCCAAGCGGTGCTGGGGATGCAACGAAAGCTGGCGCCGGATCGCGCCCGGGCGAGCTTGATGGTGGCCGCAGCGGCGCTCGTGCTGCTGCTGCCCGTGCCCTGGGTGCAGGTGCTGGCGTTGCTGCTGGGGGCCGGCCTCGGACTGACGGTGCTGGATCCGCCCGACGACCAACCACTCGATCTCGACCAGGCGCATCACACGCAGCTGCGCGTTCCGATCGGTCGGGGTGCGGCACTCCTGATGCTGGTGGGACTGGGATGCTTGCTACTCACCCTGCCTTGGCTAACCGCCAGTGCACGGCCCATGCTCGTGCAACAGCTCGCGTCCTTTCTGCAGGCGGGTGCCCTTGTGTTTGGCGGCGGTCACGTGGTGCTGCCCCTGCTGGAGCAGTCCCTGGTGCCTCCGGGCTGGATCAGCCTGGATCAATTTCTGGCGGGCTACGGCGCTGCCCAGGCGGTCCCCGGCCCGATGTTCAGCCTGGCGGCATTTCTCGGTTTCGACCTCCAAGGCGGGCTGCACGGGGTCGGCGGCGCCCTTCTGGCGCTGCTCGCCCTGTTCTTGCCCGCCTTCCTGCTGATCGGGGGGGTGCTTCCGTTCTGGAGTGATCTCGGCCGACTGGCCACCATGCGGCGGGCCCTGCGGGGCATCAACGCGGCTGTGGTGGGCATCCTTCTGGCGGCCCTGTTCCAACCCGTCTGGCAGGTGGGCATCCGCAGCAGCGCCGATTTCAGCCTTGGCATCGCCGCCTTTTTGCTGTTGGTGGCCTGGCGACAACCGGCCTGGCGCGTGGTGCTGCTCTGCGGCCTGATCGGATTCAGGCTGTGA
- a CDS encoding DUF427 domain-containing protein, translating to MAPERVADYPRPPRLEPCRDQVLVRACGERLFEGRGCMRVLETFHAPTYYLPPEGMNLQLLQPAQGRSFCEWKGVAEYFDVVVGSKRLERAVWRYPSPTARFAPIAGWYALYPRQMDGCWVNGEAVIPQPGNFYGGWITSAVEGPFKGDPAHPELI from the coding sequence ATGGCTCCGGAACGGGTTGCCGACTATCCCCGCCCGCCGAGGCTCGAGCCCTGCCGTGATCAGGTGCTGGTGCGGGCCTGTGGAGAGAGGTTGTTCGAGGGCCGTGGCTGCATGCGAGTGCTGGAAACCTTCCATGCACCCACCTATTACCTGCCGCCGGAGGGCATGAACCTGCAGCTGTTGCAACCGGCTCAGGGGCGCAGTTTCTGCGAATGGAAAGGAGTGGCCGAATACTTCGATGTGGTGGTGGGCAGCAAGCGACTGGAGCGGGCCGTCTGGCGTTATCCCTCGCCCACAGCCCGCTTCGCGCCGATCGCAGGCTGGTATGCGCTCTATCCCCGCCAGATGGACGGCTGCTGGGTCAACGGTGAGGCCGTGATTCCCCAGCCGGGCAACTTCTACGGCGGCTGGATCACCTCCGCAGTGGAGGGGCCCTTCAAGGGAGACCCGGCCCACCCCGAACTGATCTGA
- a CDS encoding ZIP family metal transporter, with product MILPALTLMGGGALGSRFHPGHRLRGMIAHLVGGLVLGTAAADLMPAASRSGHPLALALGFCLGFSLLLVINAVLKEPELPSDGVRARPLAILLLPFLVDSLIDGLVVGISSEATSNGWIIPIAVALEMGLAALGVGTLLGRGAGRWRSSLAGVLMGLTYLLGLGVSQWLGDWLRGSALTGLLAFGTAALIYLVVEEVMKEAHADGEDDSGVVNLAFFIGLLVVWLLDSVQA from the coding sequence ATGATCCTGCCGGCGCTCACCCTGATGGGTGGCGGTGCACTCGGCAGTCGCTTCCATCCCGGCCATCGCCTTCGCGGCATGATCGCTCACCTGGTGGGAGGCCTGGTGCTGGGCACCGCCGCCGCCGACCTAATGCCCGCAGCCAGCCGCAGCGGTCATCCTCTGGCCCTGGCGCTTGGCTTCTGCTTGGGCTTCTCCCTGCTGCTGGTGATCAATGCAGTGCTCAAAGAGCCGGAGCTCCCCAGCGATGGGGTGCGGGCGCGGCCGCTGGCCATCCTGCTGCTGCCCTTTTTAGTCGACAGCCTGATCGATGGACTGGTGGTGGGCATCAGCAGTGAAGCCACCAGCAACGGTTGGATCATTCCGATCGCCGTGGCCCTGGAGATGGGCCTGGCCGCCCTTGGAGTGGGCACCCTGCTCGGGCGGGGTGCCGGCCGTTGGCGCAGCAGCCTGGCCGGAGTGCTGATGGGCCTGACCTATCTGCTCGGTTTAGGCGTGAGCCAATGGTTGGGCGACTGGTTGCGGGGCTCCGCCCTCACCGGCCTGCTCGCCTTCGGAACCGCAGCCCTGATTTATCTGGTGGTGGAGGAAGTGATGAAGGAGGCCCATGCCGATGGGGAAGATGATTCCGGCGTGGTGAATCTGGCCTTTTTCATCGGCTTGCTCGTGGTGTGGTTGCTCGACAGCGTCCAGGCCTGA
- a CDS encoding PAP/fibrillin family protein, which produces MPNAADDPSTSPRHQLIAALRTNPRDPTIPNLIAQVESDSTVDLREQASLLTGVWELRWSSSSQPWLKQAPWLENLQLLDPARGRGMNLLRLSGPLGGLAAVAVQADLAIEGPHRVGVRFQRGGWIGPSLPGGWRPELLATVKQSFPAWLEITSLDHQLRLCKGNAGTYFALLRRDDLSLDALMPAPAQDA; this is translated from the coding sequence ATGCCCAACGCGGCCGACGATCCCAGCACCTCCCCGCGACACCAGTTGATCGCGGCTCTGCGCACCAACCCACGCGATCCCACGATCCCGAATCTGATCGCGCAGGTCGAATCCGACAGCACTGTCGACCTTCGCGAGCAGGCCTCTCTGCTGACGGGGGTGTGGGAGCTGCGCTGGAGCTCGTCCTCCCAGCCCTGGCTGAAACAGGCGCCCTGGCTGGAAAATCTCCAACTGCTGGATCCAGCCAGGGGACGGGGCATGAACCTCCTTCGCCTCAGCGGCCCCTTGGGCGGCCTAGCCGCGGTGGCCGTGCAGGCCGACCTGGCGATCGAAGGGCCCCACAGGGTGGGAGTGCGTTTCCAACGCGGTGGCTGGATCGGCCCTTCCCTGCCCGGGGGCTGGCGACCGGAGCTGCTCGCGACCGTGAAGCAATCCTTCCCTGCCTGGCTGGAGATCACTTCTCTTGATCATCAACTGCGCCTGTGCAAAGGCAACGCCGGCACCTATTTCGCCCTGTTGCGACGCGACGACCTGTCACTCGATGCCTTGATGCCGGCCCCGGCTCAAGACGCCTGA
- a CDS encoding ligase-associated DNA damage response DEXH box helicase, whose protein sequence is MTVPSLRCLEPIERWFARKGWQPLPFQRRAWDAHLAGESGLIQVPTGSGKTYAAVMAPIARMLETPAAERGVRLLYVTPLRALSRDLALALEEPVEAMAWPLRIGIRNGDTTTTERSRQIKTPPEILITTPESLCVLLAGRHCERLFRGLETVILDEWHELVGSKRGIQTELALSWLRQQRPALQTWAISATIGNLNEAARHALGTGVRPRLITGAPDRALRIQSILPDSIDGFPWGGHLGLRRYDDLVACLQPEVSTLLFTNTRNQAERWYQCLRYACPEMEGLLALHHSALDRQEREAIEAAVKVGALRWVVCTSSLDLGVDFQPVERVVQIGSPKNLARLLQRAGRSAHLPGGTSQVLFMPTNALELLELSAVRRGLDNGLIEERRPPQAGLDVLLQHLTTLACGPGFQPEPTLAAIRSTASFENLSDPHWHWCLRFLQHGGDCLGAYPRYRKLEEAANGRLVVRDQAIARLHRFNIGTITSAPAIRVRFVRGAVLGHVEETFISQLKPKDVFFFAGRQLEFVRLRDMTAYVKATSRKSTAVPAWAGGQMALSDLLTEHLRQEVARAGREELDTPELEALAPLLDRQRDLSILPQADQLLIETCRTREGRHLFAYPFEGRFVHEGLGFLWATRLTRWQRGTITVSVNDYGFELLAPPSYPMESLLDSHLDDLIASDALESDLEQALNLSELCRRRFRSIAQVAGLLVQGYPGQSKSAGQLQISGALLWEVFNKHEPTNLLLQQARQEVLQEQLELPRLHKALDRMRRGEVVHSATPRPGPLAFPLLVERLNNRMSNESVLERVQRMVAAAQRLEAD, encoded by the coding sequence TTGACAGTGCCCTCCCTGCGTTGCCTGGAACCGATTGAACGCTGGTTTGCACGGAAGGGCTGGCAACCCCTGCCCTTTCAGCGACGCGCCTGGGACGCCCATCTCGCAGGGGAAAGCGGCCTGATTCAGGTGCCGACGGGCTCCGGCAAAACCTATGCGGCGGTGATGGCCCCCATCGCCAGGATGCTCGAAACACCAGCGGCGGAACGGGGCGTCCGCCTGCTGTACGTCACCCCGCTGCGTGCCCTCAGCCGAGACCTGGCCCTAGCCCTGGAAGAACCGGTCGAGGCGATGGCCTGGCCCCTGAGGATCGGCATCCGCAACGGTGACACCACCACAACGGAGCGCAGCCGTCAGATCAAGACCCCGCCCGAGATCCTGATCACCACACCCGAATCTCTCTGCGTGCTGCTGGCGGGACGCCACTGCGAACGGCTGTTCCGCGGCCTCGAGACAGTGATCCTGGATGAATGGCATGAGCTGGTGGGCAGCAAGCGCGGCATCCAGACCGAACTGGCCCTGAGCTGGCTGCGCCAGCAGCGGCCAGCTCTACAGACCTGGGCCATCAGCGCCACGATCGGCAACCTCAACGAAGCAGCCCGCCATGCCCTCGGCACCGGGGTCAGGCCCCGCCTGATCACTGGAGCACCGGATCGGGCGCTGCGGATTCAGAGCATCCTTCCCGACAGCATCGATGGCTTCCCCTGGGGCGGGCATCTGGGGCTGCGGCGCTACGACGACCTGGTCGCCTGCCTGCAACCGGAGGTGAGCACCCTGCTGTTCACCAACACCCGCAACCAGGCGGAGCGCTGGTATCAATGCCTGCGCTATGCCTGCCCTGAGATGGAGGGCCTGCTCGCCTTGCATCACAGCGCACTGGATCGCCAGGAACGGGAGGCGATCGAAGCCGCGGTGAAGGTCGGTGCCCTGCGCTGGGTGGTCTGCACCAGCTCCCTCGATCTCGGCGTGGATTTTCAACCGGTGGAACGGGTGGTGCAGATCGGTTCCCCAAAGAACCTGGCTCGCCTGCTCCAACGGGCCGGACGATCGGCCCACCTGCCGGGGGGCACCTCCCAGGTGTTGTTCATGCCCACCAATGCCCTGGAACTGCTCGAGCTCAGCGCCGTGCGTCGTGGCCTGGACAACGGCCTGATCGAAGAGCGACGGCCACCGCAGGCGGGCCTGGACGTGCTGTTGCAACACCTCACCACCCTGGCCTGTGGACCCGGTTTCCAGCCCGAGCCCACCCTGGCGGCGATTCGAAGCACCGCCAGCTTTGAGAACCTCAGTGATCCGCACTGGCACTGGTGCCTGCGCTTTCTCCAGCACGGCGGCGACTGCCTCGGCGCCTATCCCCGTTACCGCAAGCTCGAAGAAGCCGCAAACGGTCGGCTGGTGGTGCGGGACCAGGCGATCGCTCGACTGCACCGGTTCAACATCGGCACGATCACCTCCGCACCGGCCATCCGCGTTCGCTTTGTGCGCGGCGCCGTGCTCGGCCATGTGGAGGAGACCTTCATCAGCCAACTGAAGCCGAAGGATGTGTTCTTCTTCGCCGGTCGTCAGCTGGAATTCGTACGGCTTCGCGACATGACCGCCTACGTGAAGGCCACCAGTCGCAAAAGCACAGCGGTGCCCGCCTGGGCCGGCGGACAGATGGCCCTCTCCGACCTGCTCACCGAGCATCTGCGCCAGGAGGTGGCCCGCGCCGGCCGTGAGGAACTCGACACCCCCGAATTGGAGGCCCTGGCACCGCTCCTGGATCGCCAGCGCGACCTCTCCATCCTGCCGCAGGCGGATCAACTGCTCATCGAAACCTGCCGCACCCGCGAGGGGCGCCATCTGTTCGCCTACCCCTTCGAAGGACGCTTTGTGCACGAGGGGCTCGGGTTTCTCTGGGCCACCCGGCTCACCCGCTGGCAGCGCGGCACGATCACGGTGTCGGTGAACGACTACGGCTTCGAGCTTTTGGCACCACCTAGCTACCCGATGGAGAGCTTGCTGGACAGCCACCTCGACGACCTAATCGCTAGCGACGCCCTGGAAAGCGACCTGGAGCAGGCCCTGAATCTGTCGGAGCTCTGCCGCCGCCGCTTCCGCAGCATCGCCCAGGTGGCCGGCCTGTTGGTGCAGGGCTATCCGGGCCAGAGCAAAAGCGCCGGTCAGCTGCAGATCAGCGGCGCCCTGCTCTGGGAGGTGTTCAACAAACACGAACCCACCAATCTGCTGTTGCAGCAGGCGCGGCAGGAGGTGCTGCAGGAACAGCTGGAGCTCCCGCGTCTGCACAAGGCGTTGGATCGGATGCGCCGCGGCGAGGTGGTGCACAGCGCCACACCCCGCCCTGGTCCGCTGGCCTTTCCTTTGCTCGTGGAGCGTCTCAACAACCGGATGAGCAATGAGTCGGTGCTGGAGCGGGTGCAGCGGATGGTGGCAGCAGCGCAGCGGCTGGAAGCGGATTAG